GGTATATCCGTTATGTAGGCATAGAGGTCCTTAGATTTACTCATTCCGTTAGATTCCATAAGCTCAATGTAGTAAGGCGGATTGTGCGGAGTCATCAAAACCGGAGGATACTCAAACCCCTTGATAACAAAGCCACACTCCTCATTTGTTGAGAAATTCATAGGGCCTCGCATTACAGAGAGCCCGTGCGATTTCAGCTGAACCGCAACAGTATCAAGCAGTGCAGTGGTAACAGATTTATCATCTATTGAGTCATAAAACCCAAAAAATCCAACACCATCGTTATGAAACTCCAGATGCCTCCGGTTTACTATTGAGGCTATGCGGCCAACATAAGTATTGTCCCTAAGGGCAAGAAAATACTTAACATCGGCGTGTTTAAAGAAGGGGTTTTTCTCTGCCGAAAAATGCTCTTTGAGGTCATGGGTCAGTTCCGGGGTAAAAAAAGGGTCATCTTTGTGGAGCGTAAGTGGAAATTTAATAAAATCCACCAGCTGCCGTTTATCCGTTACCTCTTGTATCTGTATTGTATTATTTGATAACACCAAATGCCCTGCCTGTTTTTTGAAAAGCGCTCAGAATAATATCAAGGTGTTCATCGGTGTGTGTTGCCATATAACTAGTTCTGACAAGTGACATTCCGGGGGAGACAGCAGGGGAGACTGCCACATTTACAAATACCCCCTCATCATGTAGCATCTTGCACATCTTATAAGCCAGTTCATCCTCTCCAACGATTACAGGCACAATGGGAGTCTGTGTGTGGCCTATTTTAAACCCCATTGACTTAAACCCCTCCATCATCTTTCTTGTGTTTTTCCACAGATTTTCCATTCGCTCCGGTTCACTCTCTATAATATCCAGCGCTGCGCTTACTGTGGCTGTTGCTGCCGGAGTTGGGCTAGCACTGAACATTAAGGACCTCGCACAGTGTTTTATGTAATGTATTATATCCTCTTTGCCGGCTATAAAGCCGCCTACAGAGGCCAGTGATTTGCTGTAAGTACCCATGATGAGATCCACCTCGCTCTCTAAACCAAAGTGCTCCGCCGTTCCCCGTCCAGTACGGCCCAGCACTCCTATTCCATGAGCGTCATCCACCATTACTTTGGAATTGTACTTTTTGGCCACAGTTACAAGGCCGGGCAGGTTTACAATGTCACCCTCCATGCTAAAAACGCCATCCACCACAGTAAGAGTGCTTCTACCACTCTCTGAGACCTCTTTTAGCACTCGTTCATAGTCCTCCATGTTGTTATGGCGAAACTTTTTAACCTCTCCGTAGGAAAGCCTGCAACCGTCTATTATACTTGCATGGTTCATCTTATCCAGGACAGCGGTATCATCTTTTCCGACAAGGGCTGAAATAACGCCAAGGTTTACCTGAAAACCTGTTGTAAAAATCAGAGCCGCCTCTGTCTTCATAAATTTAGCCAACTTATTTTCCAAAGCAACGTGTATATCCAGAGTGCCATTTAAAAATCTGGAACCGGCACAACCTGTACCGTATAGCCTGGTTGCCTCTATAGCCGCTTCTTTTACCTTAGGATGACTGGTAAGCCCCAGATAGTTATTTGAGCCTGCCATGACAACCTGCCGCCCGTTTATTGTCACCATAGGGTCCTGAGCACTCTCTATCATTCTGAAATACGGATAAAGCCCCAGCGCCATAACATCTTTTGCTCTGGTAAACTTATAGCACTTATCAAATATTGATTTTGAGTTTTCTATAGCCATTTGTGTATTTTGTACCAGTTTGCCGTCCACTTAATTCCCTCTCTCAGAGTTATCTCCGGTTTAAATGAAAAATCATTCACCGCATCTTCGCAATTGCATGTCCAGTGTGTGTGTTTAAGTTCAGCCATCTTGTCAGGGTTTATTATGCTTGATTTTGTCAGTTTTTGTATTATTTTGGCAATGAAAGGAATTGCACCTTGCGGAATTCTGAGTTTAATGTATTTGCAGTTAAGCTCAGTGGCTATTGTATCGGCAAGAAACTCGTTAGAATACGTTTCAGTATCGGTAAGATAGTATGTTTTCCCGACAGTGTTTTCGGTCTTTACCGAGTTTGCGATGCCTCTTGCCAGATCCTCCACATAGATAAAGGAATAGAAGGATGTACCCCAAAAGGGCAGATATCCGCTTTTAACCATCTTAAACAACATATAGAAGTCCTTGTCTCTGGGGCCATAAACCGCAGGCGGTCTTATTATGGTAACCGGAATCTCATCACTTTGCCTTATGACAGCCTCCTCACCCTGAAGCTTACTTCTGCCGTATTCGGAGACAGGATTAGGAGGTGAACAGGGACAAAGCGGCACGCCATTCAAAGACGGCCCTCCAACTGCAAGACTGCTGATATAGACAAATCTTTTTACGTTTTTATTATACCGGATCACATTTTTAATCAGATTATCCGTGCCGGTTACGTTTGTAGAATAGAAATCCCCTATGTTTGCAGCCTTTGTAAGCCCCGCAAGGTGAAACACATAATCAAACTCCTCAGTAATTTTGGGCAGAATCTCCTGTTGCAAACAGTCACCCAGCATCTTTTTAACCGGATGATTCTCAATCCACTTCAAATTAGAGTCGCCTCTGACAAGACATGTGACATTGTACCTCTGCCTCACCAATTCCTCAACAAGGTGGCTTCCTATAAAACCAGTTGCTCCGGTTACGAGTGCTTTCATAATTATTACAATTATATACGATTTCAGAGTCTTTTTTCTTGTGTTTTTGTTTATACTATGAAAATATTATTTTTGGTTTAATATAAAGGGATACATTCAGCGTGGAAAAGGCCGAACAAACAGCAATAATCGAAGCTCTGTTATTTATAGCCGGAGACCCTCTGTCTATTGATGATATAAAAAGACATACCAATTTAACGGATGCTGAGATATTATCCTCCTTGACAACCCTTATAAATGCCTATAAGGACAGAAATGGCGGGATACTGGTAGCAGAGATAGCCGGCGGCTATCAAATGACAACAAATCCTGCTTATGCGCAGTGGGCAAAGGTGCTAAAAAAAAATAAATCTATGGGGAAACTCTCCATTGCTGCCCTTGAAACGCTTTCCATTGTGGCATACAAACAGCCCATTACAAGAGTTGAGATTGAGGAAATACGAGGGGTGGGTTCCGACTGGACTCTTAAGATTTTACTTGAAAGAAATTTAGTAAAAATCACAGGCCGCAAAGATGCACCCGGAAAGCCCCTTCTTTTTGGTACCACAAGGGAGTTCCTTCAGTACTTTGGCCTTAAAAACATAGCAGATTTGCCAACACTTAAGGAATTCACTAAAGATGTGTAATGCAATTGTGTATGTAACTGGCTAAATCTCAACATTTACTCAAGGCCATCAACGATTTAAACCTTAACCCCTAAATCCGTTATAGAGGTGTGAAAAAAAGTTAAAAGCCCTCGTGCTTCAATGTATTCAGAAGATATAAAATATCTACTTGCAAGGTTAACAAAAAAATCAGCGGGGCTAATATTATGATACACGAAAGATTATTTCAGTTCAAATTTGGGAGGACCCATGAAAATTTAACAGTGCATGGAGAGTTGGCGCTGATGGCAGAATTCAACAACGGTTTAAGGCTAAGAGAGTTAGTAAATAAATATTTACCAATTATCGGAGAACTACATTTCCTATATCGGATTTCGGGAGAATGTTTACATAGGTATGGCGGTTAGTTTAGTATATACACGCAGGCTATGAAATTGTTTTTGGGAGGTTACTCTTTTGGACGAAAAATATAATGCTTTAAAAATAGAGTCAAAATGGCAAAGATTTTGGCAGGAGACAGGGCTCAATAAGACTGTATCCAAAAGCAGCAAGCCAAAATTTTACTGCCTTGAGATGTTTCCCTATCCATCCGGTAAAATCCACATGGGTCACATCAGAAATTACGTAATCGGCGATGTCATCACACGCTATAAGCGAATGCGCGGGTATAATGTGCTTCATCCGATGGGATGGGATGCTTTTGGTCTGCCTGCCGAAAACGCTGCCATAAACAGCGGCACACATCCATCTAAGTGGACATTTGAAAACATTGAGTACATGAAAGCTCAGATTAATAAAATCGGATGCAGCTACGACTGGGACAGAGAGGTCACCACCTGCAGCCCGGAGTATTATAAGTGGAACCAGTGGTTCTTTATCCAGATGCTTAAACGCGGACTTGCCTATAAGAAAAACTCCTTTGTCAACTGGTGCAGTCACTGTGCCACGGTGCTTGCAAACGAACAGGTGATTGACACCCGGTGCTGGAGATGCGATACGGTGGTAGAGCAAAAGGAACTTGAGCAGTGGTTTTTTAAAATCACGGCTTATGCCGAGGAGTTACTGGCTGCCTGTGATACGCTAAACGGCTGGCCTCAGCATGTGGTAGCCATGCAGAGGAACTGGATAGGGAAAAGCCGTGGCGTTGAGATGGATTTCCCGATAGACGGATCTGATTTAAAGATAAAAATATTCACCACACGCCCGGATACCCTCTTTGGCGCAACATTTGTCTGCGTTGCTCCGATTCATCCCATAGCCGACATCATAATGGACGATAAGAATGCCCTTAATGATGTGAAATCATTTTATGGTAATGAAGAGGAAAAGCGAGGGGTTTTTACCGGTAAGTACGCAATTAATCCGATAAATAACGAAAAAATTCCAATTTATGCCGCTAATTTTGTTCTAATGGATTATGGCACAGGCGCCATAATGTCGGTACCGGCACATGACCAGAGGGATTACGATTTTGCAAAGAAATACGGGTTACCAGTAAGAGAGGTTATTGTGCGTGAGAAAAATGCCGCCCCATCAACTGAGCTTACCGAGGCATACGAGGATGAGGGGTATCTTATAAACTCAGGGCAATTCAGTGGGCTTCATAATAAAACTGCAATTGAGCAAATTGGCCAGCATATAGAGAGTACCTCTATGGGCAGAGTCGTAACCAACTACAAGCTAAGAGACTGGGGCATATCCCGGCAGCGGTACTGGGGAACTCCTATACCGGTTGTTTACTGTAAAAACTGCGGTGTGGTGCCGGTAAAGGATGAGGATCTTCCGGTAATACTGCCTGATAACGTCACACTTAAAGGAATGGGAGGCTCACCGCTTTCCGGGGTTTCCGGTTTTATAAATGCAACGTGTCCCACTTGCGGATCAGCTGCACGGCGTGAGACCGACACTATGGATACGTTTGTGGATTCCTCGTGGTACTTTGTACGGTACTGTTCGGAAAAAGATGCTGCACCCCTGGATAAGAACAATATAGACTTGTTTATGCCGGTAGATCAGTACATTGGAGGTGTTGAGCATGCCGTGCTTCATCTGCTGTATTCAAGATTTTTTAGCCGTGTTCTGAGAGACATAGGCATTGTGAGTTTTGATGAACCTTTTAAAAATCTCCTTACTCAGGGAATGGTCTGTAAGGAAACCCTGAAGTGTAACGAGCATGGCTGGCTTTTTCCCGATGAAACCCAAAACGGAAACTGCATTCATTGCAAAAACGCTGTGATACGTGGCCGAACTGAGAAAATGTCCAAGTCAAAGAAAAATCTGGTGACTCCGGATGAGATAACCGGCAGGTACGGCGCCGATACGGCACGGGTGTTTTCACTGTTTGCAGCACCTCCGGAAAAAGACATTGAGTGGTCGGCTCAGGGAGTTGAGGGCGCCTACAGATTTCTTAACAGGCTTTGGAATCTGTTATATAGTTATGCTGATAAAATAAAAACTATTAACATAAACCCAGAAAAATTAAGCGGTAAATTAGTAAGAAAAACCCATCAGACAATAAAAAAAGTGACAGGCTCAATTGAGCGTGATTACCACTTTAACACGGCTATTGCGTCCCTGATGGAGCTTCTTAACGAAATATCGGCATTTAAACCCGCGGATATGGCAGATTACGCCTCCCTTAAGTTTGCCTTTAA
The Nitrospirota bacterium genome window above contains:
- the scpB gene encoding SMC-Scp complex subunit ScpB, coding for MEKAEQTAIIEALLFIAGDPLSIDDIKRHTNLTDAEILSSLTTLINAYKDRNGGILVAEIAGGYQMTTNPAYAQWAKVLKKNKSMGKLSIAALETLSIVAYKQPITRVEIEEIRGVGSDWTLKILLERNLVKITGRKDAPGKPLLFGTTREFLQYFGLKNIADLPTLKEFTKDV
- a CDS encoding leucine--tRNA ligase, which gives rise to MDEKYNALKIESKWQRFWQETGLNKTVSKSSKPKFYCLEMFPYPSGKIHMGHIRNYVIGDVITRYKRMRGYNVLHPMGWDAFGLPAENAAINSGTHPSKWTFENIEYMKAQINKIGCSYDWDREVTTCSPEYYKWNQWFFIQMLKRGLAYKKNSFVNWCSHCATVLANEQVIDTRCWRCDTVVEQKELEQWFFKITAYAEELLAACDTLNGWPQHVVAMQRNWIGKSRGVEMDFPIDGSDLKIKIFTTRPDTLFGATFVCVAPIHPIADIIMDDKNALNDVKSFYGNEEEKRGVFTGKYAINPINNEKIPIYAANFVLMDYGTGAIMSVPAHDQRDYDFAKKYGLPVREVIVREKNAAPSTELTEAYEDEGYLINSGQFSGLHNKTAIEQIGQHIESTSMGRVVTNYKLRDWGISRQRYWGTPIPVVYCKNCGVVPVKDEDLPVILPDNVTLKGMGGSPLSGVSGFINATCPTCGSAARRETDTMDTFVDSSWYFVRYCSEKDAAPLDKNNIDLFMPVDQYIGGVEHAVLHLLYSRFFSRVLRDIGIVSFDEPFKNLLTQGMVCKETLKCNEHGWLFPDETQNGNCIHCKNAVIRGRTEKMSKSKKNLVTPDEITGRYGADTARVFSLFAAPPEKDIEWSAQGVEGAYRFLNRLWNLLYSYADKIKTININPEKLSGKLVRKTHQTIKKVTGSIERDYHFNTAIASLMELLNEISAFKPADMADYASLKFAFKSLTLLLSPFAPHLCEELWALIGDGRSIFLAQWPAYDEIAAKEEEIELVVQINGKVRAKMMIPADSDDNAVKEAALSHEKIQDSVTGKKIKQLHVIRGRLVNIVLENV
- a CDS encoding NAD(P)-dependent oxidoreductase, whose product is MKALVTGATGFIGSHLVEELVRQRYNVTCLVRGDSNLKWIENHPVKKMLGDCLQQEILPKITEEFDYVFHLAGLTKAANIGDFYSTNVTGTDNLIKNVIRYNKNVKRFVYISSLAVGGPSLNGVPLCPCSPPNPVSEYGRSKLQGEEAVIRQSDEIPVTIIRPPAVYGPRDKDFYMLFKMVKSGYLPFWGTSFYSFIYVEDLARGIANSVKTENTVGKTYYLTDTETYSNEFLADTIATELNCKYIKLRIPQGAIPFIAKIIQKLTKSSIINPDKMAELKHTHWTCNCEDAVNDFSFKPEITLREGIKWTANWYKIHKWL
- a CDS encoding aminotransferase class I/II-fold pyridoxal phosphate-dependent enzyme, which gives rise to MAIENSKSIFDKCYKFTRAKDVMALGLYPYFRMIESAQDPMVTINGRQVVMAGSNNYLGLTSHPKVKEAAIEATRLYGTGCAGSRFLNGTLDIHVALENKLAKFMKTEAALIFTTGFQVNLGVISALVGKDDTAVLDKMNHASIIDGCRLSYGEVKKFRHNNMEDYERVLKEVSESGRSTLTVVDGVFSMEGDIVNLPGLVTVAKKYNSKVMVDDAHGIGVLGRTGRGTAEHFGLESEVDLIMGTYSKSLASVGGFIAGKEDIIHYIKHCARSLMFSASPTPAATATVSAALDIIESEPERMENLWKNTRKMMEGFKSMGFKIGHTQTPIVPVIVGEDELAYKMCKMLHDEGVFVNVAVSPAVSPGMSLVRTSYMATHTDEHLDIILSAFQKTGRAFGVIK